In a single window of the Dioscorea cayenensis subsp. rotundata cultivar TDr96_F1 unplaced genomic scaffold, TDr96_F1_v2_PseudoChromosome.rev07_lg8_w22 25.fasta BLBR01000833.1, whole genome shotgun sequence genome:
- the LOC120255089 gene encoding acetylglutamate kinase, chloroplastic-like — MVLARKINKRLVAEINLVASASGFAIPTVIMSSSESAVLGIVNDQVSRVDPSVLHSILADGHIPMIAFVAADEAGKGYNVNTDIADGEPMVAVRFEKGMQGQVNTSIDHGAELVNGVDTVRYHWRNSAKDPASEARINAKRL; from the exons ATGGTTCTTGCTAGGAAGATCAACAAGAGACTCGTTGCTGAGATCAACTTGGTGGCATCGGCGTCAGGCTTTGCGATTCCGACAGTAATAATGTCTTCCTCGGAGTCCGCTGTCCTGGGGATTGTTAATGATCAGGTTTCGCGTGTTGATCCCTCTGTGCTCCACTCGATTCTCGCCGACGGTCATATCCCAATGATTGCCTTTGTGGCCGCGGATGAGGCTGGGAAGGGTTATAATGTGAATACTGATATAGCAGATGGCGAACCTATGGTAGCTGTTAGGTTTGAGAAG GGTATGCAAGGACAGGTGAATACAAGCATAGATCATGGGGCTGAGCTTGTGAATGGAGTTGACACCGTGAGATATCATTGGAGAAATTCCGCAAAGGATCCAGCTTCAGAGGCAAGGATAAATGCAAAACGCCTGTGA